The region TGAAAAAATCCATCCCGGAGACCTTTATTCCTTTGCTCTCGACGGAGGGCCGGAAATGCCGGACCCGGCATCACAATGGCAGCCCGCAGGGATGGGTGAAGCGTCAACGATCATAAGCCATCATTTTTTTGACTGGGAACGGGACAATTTTGCCGGCCTGCCCATGAGCGAAATGATTATTTATGAAGCACATGTCGCCACCTTCAGCCCTGAACAGAATTTCACAGGACTGACCTCACGGCTGGCCCACCTGAAAGAACTGGGAATAAACACCCTGCAACTCATGCCCGTGGCCCAGTTTTCAACTGCACACGGCTGGGGCTACGATACTGTTTACCCCTACGCTGTGCACAGCAGCTACGGTAAACCAGATGAACTGAAAAAACTGGTCAGAGAGTGCCATCGCAATGGTATCGCGGTAATTCTGGATGTTTCCTTCGGCAACCTGATCCCGGTAGACCGTCTTGCTCCGGCCTACGCTCCTTTTTTCAGCGACAAATACAACGCCCCCAAAGGCCGCGCCCTGAACTTTGACGAAAAGTACAGTTACGGAGTCCGCGAATTTTATATCCAGTGCGCCCTTTCATGGCTGCATGACTACCGGGTGGACGGATTGCGCATCAAGGATGCCGACATGATTTTTGATCAGACTCCGGTCCATTTTCTGGAAGAACTCTCGTCCCGCATCAAATCGTTTGCCGTGGCAAACAACCGTACCTGCGTGCTTATCACCGGCGACAAACGCAATGCCCTGCGTCCGGTAATGGCCCCGGAACAAGGAGGCTACGGTCTCGATGCCCTCTACAACGATGACTTCTATTGTGCCTTGCAAAACCGCATAACCGGGAACAGCGAAGGCCATTTCAAAGACTACTCCGACCCGGACCGCATGGTTTCGGCCATGCAATACGGCTTTGCATATCGCGGCGAAGTCTCCGACCACTACCTCAGGCTTCAGGGACGCAGTCAAGCTGAACTGCGCGGCTGCAAATTCGTGGTTTATTCACAGGGGCATGATGAAAACGACGGGCAAAAATCCAAGTGCCGCATCATCGAAAAAGCCGGATTCGAAGCCGCAAAACTCAGTGCCGGAGCCACCCTGCTCTCACCATACGTGCCTATGATTTTCATGGGCGAGGAATATGGCGAGACCGCACCGTTCAATTTTTTCGATGGCTATGAAAATAAATCCGCCATGGATGAATGCAGACTGAACTGGATGAACATTGAAGACGGACAGGGGAAAGCCATGCTGGCCCTGTACCGCAAGCTGCTCAAGGTACGCAAAGAGCATCCCACAATCCACGAGCCCTGCCGCAGCAGATGTCAGGTACAGGAAATAGCTCCGGGTGTTATCCTCATCTTCAGGAACCCCACTTCCGGTGACCGCAAATACGCCGCCGTTGTCTTCAATTTCGGCACCAAAGAAGCGGAATGCAGCGTAGCCCGCCACCTGCCGGACGGAGTCTGGACCACGGAAATATACAGCGCGGGCAGTCCTTACGCCGGAACCGCAGCCGCCCTGCCGGGAATCCTGCCGCAGGACGGATCGATCAGCATTGCCGGAAAATCCTTTGCCCTTTTCCTGTATTCCGAGCTGATGGTCCGGGCCGAAGATATTTCAATCAGGTAAAAACATCGCTGCCGGACATCTCCCCTCTTGCCCTGCTTTATGATAATGTTAAAGTCAGTAAATGATTTCAGCATATTTTGCAGAGTAAACAGGAGATCTCCCCATGAAACGTTCCAGCGGCGTATTATTG is a window of Desulfovibrio sp. JC010 DNA encoding:
- a CDS encoding alpha-amylase family glycosyl hydrolase: MHKNYFGARLQEDGNCSFRIFAPHAQEVKIKIQSQQDRVEKLTPYKYGFHETTLEKIHPGDLYSFALDGGPEMPDPASQWQPAGMGEASTIISHHFFDWERDNFAGLPMSEMIIYEAHVATFSPEQNFTGLTSRLAHLKELGINTLQLMPVAQFSTAHGWGYDTVYPYAVHSSYGKPDELKKLVRECHRNGIAVILDVSFGNLIPVDRLAPAYAPFFSDKYNAPKGRALNFDEKYSYGVREFYIQCALSWLHDYRVDGLRIKDADMIFDQTPVHFLEELSSRIKSFAVANNRTCVLITGDKRNALRPVMAPEQGGYGLDALYNDDFYCALQNRITGNSEGHFKDYSDPDRMVSAMQYGFAYRGEVSDHYLRLQGRSQAELRGCKFVVYSQGHDENDGQKSKCRIIEKAGFEAAKLSAGATLLSPYVPMIFMGEEYGETAPFNFFDGYENKSAMDECRLNWMNIEDGQGKAMLALYRKLLKVRKEHPTIHEPCRSRCQVQEIAPGVILIFRNPTSGDRKYAAVVFNFGTKEAECSVARHLPDGVWTTEIYSAGSPYAGTAAALPGILPQDGSISIAGKSFALFLYSELMVRAEDISIR